In Stigmatella aurantiaca, one DNA window encodes the following:
- the msrB gene encoding peptide-methionine (R)-S-oxide reductase MsrB — protein sequence MVDKLILSDEEWRKRLKPEEYEVLRKHGTESPGSGCFLGTKEPGTYVCAGCGNALFQAGVKFESGTGWPSFTQPLRPDAVTEYHDRSYGMVRTEVRCGRCDGHLGHVFPDGPPPTGLRYCMNSVAMKHVPEGQPIVLVQA from the coding sequence ATGGTGGACAAGCTGATCCTGAGCGATGAGGAATGGCGCAAGCGCCTGAAGCCCGAGGAGTACGAGGTGCTGCGCAAGCACGGCACCGAGTCCCCCGGGTCGGGGTGCTTCCTGGGGACCAAGGAGCCGGGCACATACGTGTGCGCCGGCTGTGGCAACGCGCTCTTCCAGGCGGGCGTGAAGTTCGAGTCCGGAACGGGCTGGCCGTCCTTCACCCAGCCCCTGCGGCCGGACGCGGTGACGGAGTACCACGATCGCTCGTACGGCATGGTGCGCACCGAGGTGCGCTGTGGCCGGTGTGACGGCCACCTGGGCCACGTCTTCCCGGATGGGCCTCCGCCCACGGGGCTGCGCTACTGCATGAACTCGGTGGCCATGAAGCACGTGCCCGAGGGCCAGCCCATCGTGCTGGTCCAGGCGTAG